A stretch of Garra rufa chromosome 11, GarRuf1.0, whole genome shotgun sequence DNA encodes these proteins:
- the nat10 gene encoding RNA cytidine acetyltransferase, translated as MATIRKKVDNRIRVQIENGVAKHHRSMFVIVGDRGRDQVVVLHHMLSKATVRARPSVLWCYKKELSFSSNRKKRMRQLQKKIKTGTLNLNQDDPFELFVAATNIRYCYYNETHKILGNTFGMCVLQDFEALTPNLLARTVETVEGGGIVVILLRTVNSLKQLYTMAMDVHSRYRTEAHQDVVGRFNERFILSLSSCKTCVVIDDQLNILPISTHITNIKPVPPKTQDDGLSPREQELKELKESLQDTQPVGVLVDGCKTLDQAKAVLKFIEAISEKTLRSTVALTAARGRGKSAALGLAVAGAVAFGYSNIFVTSPSPDNLHTLFEFVFKGFDALQYQEHLDYEIIQSLNPDFNKAVIRVNIFKEHRQTIQYIHPADAVKLGQAELLVIDEAAAIPLPLVKKLLGPYLVFMASTINGYEGTGRSLSLKLIQQLRQQSADSQLNLSAENRTTSTARLAAARTLHEVTLHESIRYGQGDPVEKWLNNLLCLDCLSVPRIISGCPLPQTCDLYYVNRDTLFCYHKASEVFLQRLVALYVASHYKNSPNDLQLLSDAPAHHLFCLLPPVPPTQNSLPEVLAVVQVCLEGEISRQFVLNSLSRGKKASGDLIPWTVSEQFQDPDFGCLSGGRIVRIAVNPDYQGMGYGSRALQLLQQYYEGQFPLLDEQEETTTSAIPSVSSEAVSLLEEVVSPRKDLPPLLLKLNERRAERLDYLGVSYGLTPQLLKFWKKAGYVPVYLRQTPNDLTGEHSCIMLKELHAEESTEQDQWLSAFWKDFRRRFLSLLSFQFSKFSPTMALNILQNKSVKDDSPEALTSVELAATFTPYDLKRLEMYSRNMVDYHLVMDMIPVVARMFFLKQFGDLTLSVAQCALLLGIGLQHKSIDELEKEIELPGSQLMGLFNRVIRKVVQFFNTLQENAVEAEMVAAKDISMEPTVQSLNEDLNDAAKEFQEKQKQDMDKIKDMNLSEYLIRGDDEEWDQVLKKAGHTAIVSIKSDKKRKLEGVNQKKQPQNKKMKKFKDKKSKFGKK; from the exons ATGGCAACTATTCGGAAGAAGGTGGACAATCGCATTCGTGTCCAGATAGAAAACGGTGTGGCGAAGCACCATCGATCCATGTTCGTTATAGTTGGTGATCGTGGCAGAGATCAG GTTGTCGTTCTGCACCACATGCTGTCTAAAGCTACAGTCAGAGCCAGACCATCAGTGTTATGGTGCTACAAAAAGGAGCTTAGCTTCAGCAG TAATCGAAAGAAGAGGATGCGCCAACTGCAGAAGAAAATCAAAACAGGCACGCTGAACTTAAACCAGGATGATCCTTTTGAGCTCTTTGTGGCTGCAACCAACATCCGTTATTGCTACTACAACGAAACACACAAGATCCTGGGAAACACCTTCGGCATGTGTGTTCTGCAG GACTTTGAAGCGCTCACTCCCAACCTCTTGGCTCGAACCGTTGAGACTGTGGAAGGTGGAGGGATTGTGGTCATTCTTCTGAGGActgtgaactcattgaaacagcTGTACACAATGGCAATG gatgttCATTCTCGGTACAGGACAGAGGCTCACCAGGATGTTGTTGGAAGGTTCAATGAAAG ATTCATCCTGTCTCTTTCCTCTTGTAAGACATGTGTTGTGATTGATGACCAGCTCAACATTCTGCCAATCTCCACTCACATTACCAACATCAAACCTGTTCCTCCAAAGACACAG GATGATGGACTGTCTCCAAGGGAACAAGAGCTGAAAGAGCTAAAGGAGTCTTTACAGGACACACAGCCAGTTGGTGTTCTAGTGGACGGCTGTAAAACTTTGGACCAG GCCAAGGCAGTGCTGAAGTTCATCGAGGCTATTTCAGAAAAGACTTTGAGGAGCACTGTAGCTCTGACTGCTGCCCGTGGCCGAGGCAAATCTGCTGCACTGGGATTGGCTGTAGCCGGAGCTGTTGCTTTTGG cTATTCAAATATTTTTGTCACATCGCCTAGCCCAGACAATCTGCACACGCTGTTTGAATTCGTATTTAAAGGTTTTGATGCTCTCCAGTATCAG GAACATCTGGACTATGAAATCATCCAGTCTTTGAACCCAGATTTTAACAAAGCTGTGATTCGAGTTAACATCTTCAAGGAACATCGACAGACTATTCAG TACATTCACCCAGCTGATGCGGTAAAGTTAGGCCAGGCAGAGCTGCTAGTCATCGACGAGGCTGCTGCAATCCCGCTGCCTTTAGTAAAGAAACTACTGGGGCCTTACCTTGTGTTTATGGCATCTACGATCAACGG GTATGAGGGCACCGGTCGCTCTCTGTCTCTTAAGTTGATTCAGCAGTTAAGGCAGCAGAGTGCAGACAGCCAGCTGAACCTCTCGGCTGAGAACAGAACCACAAGCACAGCCAGATTGGCAGCAG CACGAACCCTTCATGAGGTGACCCTCCACGAGTCTATCCGATATGGCCAGGGGGACCCTGTGGAGAAATGGCTAAATAATCTGCTGTGCTTGGACTGCCTCAGTGTACCACGCATCATTTCCGGCTGCCCTTTACCACAGACATGCGACCT GTATTATGTGAATCGAGACACATTGTTTTGTTATCACAAAGCTTCTGAGGTTTTTCTCCAGCGTCTTGTGGCGCTTTACGTAGCATCGCATTACAAG AATTCACCCAATGACCTTCAGTTGCTCTCGGATGCTCCTGCTCACCATCTGTTTTGCCTGCTGCCCCCTGTTCCACCCACACAGAATTCACTCCCAGAGGTCTTAGCAGTTGTCCAG GTGTGTCTGGAAGGAGAGATCTCCCGCCAATTTGTCCTCAACAGCTTGTCCAGAGGGAAGAAAGCTTCAGGTGACCTCATTCCATGGACCGTTTCGGAACAG TTTCAAGACCCTGACTTCGGATGTCTCTCTGGTGGCCGGATCGTCCGTATTGCAGTGAATCCTGATTATCAGGGG ATGGGTTACGGCAGCCGTGCGTTGCAACTGCTACAGCAATATTATGAAGGTCAGTTTCCTCTTCTGGATGAGCAAGAAGAGACAACGACCAGCGCAATCCCATCTGTGAGCAGTGAG GCGGTCAGTCTCCTGGAGGAGGTGGTGTCTCCCAGGAAAGACCTGCCACCACTGTTGTTGAAGCTGAATGAGAGAAGAGCCGAGAGGCTGGACTACCTTGGGGTGTCTTACGGTCTCACTCCTCAACTACTCAA ATTCTGGAAGAAGGCTGGATATGTGCCTGTTTATTTAAGACAGACACCG AATGACCTGACAGGAGAGCACTCCTGCATTATGCTGAAGGAGCTCCATGCTGAGGAGTCTACAGAGCAGGACCAGTGGCTCTCAGCTTTTTGGAAGG ATTTCCGGCGGAGGTTTCTCTCCCTGCTGTCCTTCCAGTTCAGCAAATTTAGCCCAACCATGGCCCTCAACATATTGCAGAACAAGAGCGTAAAGGATGACAGCCCAGAAG CACTCACAAGTGTAGAGTTAGCGGCCACATTCACTCCATACGACCTGAAGCGTTTGGAGATGTATTCAAGAAACATGGTGGACTATCACCTCGTCATGGACATGATCCCTGTTGTTGCACGCATGTTTTTCCTCAAACAGTTCGGAGACCTTACACTTTCTGTTGCCCAGTGT gCTTTGTTGTTGGGAATTGGGCTTCAACACAAGAGTATAGATGAGCTGGAAAAGGAGATTGAGCTGCCTGGGTCTCAGCTTATGGGCCTGTTCAACCGTGTCATCCGTAAAGTGGTGCAG TTCTTCAACACTCTTCAGGAGAATGCGGTTGAAGCAGAGATGGTGGCCGCCAAAGATATAAGCATGGAACCAACTGTGCAGTCTCTAAATGAAGATCTG AATGATGCAGCCAAAGAGTTCCAAGAGAAACAAAAGCAGGACATGGACAAGATTAAAGACATGAACCTTTCAGA gtacTTGATTCGAGGAGATGATGAGGAATGGGACCAAGTGTTGAAGAAAGCAGGACATACAGCTATTGTTAGTATAAAAAG TGACAAGAAAAGAAAACTGGAAGGCGTGAACCAGAAAAAACAACCACAAAACAAGAAGATGAAGAAATTTAAggacaaaaagagcaaatttggaaagaaatga